From one Lolium rigidum isolate FL_2022 chromosome 4, APGP_CSIRO_Lrig_0.1, whole genome shotgun sequence genomic stretch:
- the LOC124650641 gene encoding uncharacterized protein LOC124650641, translating to MGQVVAKAKQGAEQATQKTDKDGKVVPKPSEAKELINFMAKNYETKVQSAKSFDEFYHAIYELIEMFCEERGQLQYKMPSKKRLEDAYKAVHPNGTANLSKTDFMKITENIITMDSFTFGKAALDVLVVLFGAPVCALLAKRIIPGLKSFSDDMVIPLATSGAVVYLAKTNKL from the exons ATGGGTCAGGTCGTCGCCAAGGCGAAGCAAG GTGCCGAGCAGGCGACGCAGAAGACCGATAAGGACGGCAAGGTTGTGCCTAAACCTAGTGAGGCCAAGGAGCTCATCAATTTTATGGCGAAAAACTACGAGACTAAAGTCCAGAGCGCAAAATCCTTCGACGAATTCTACCATGCCATTTATGAACTCATCGA AATGTTCTGTGAAGAACGAGGGCAGCTGCAGTACAAGATGCCATCGAAAAAGAGACTTGAGGATGCGTACAAG GCCGTTCACCCCAACGGTACAGCAAACCTGAGCAAGACGGACTTCATGAAGATCACCGAGAATATCATCACGATGGACAGCTTCACCTTCGGCAAGGCCGCCCTCGACGTGCTGGTGGTCCTCTTCGGCGCCCCGGTGTGCGCGCTCCTCGCCAAGAGGATCATCCCGGGCCTCAAGTCCTTCTCCGACGACATGGTCATTCCTTTGGCCACCTCTGGCGCCGTTGTATACCTTGCCAAGACCAACAAGCTATGA